One window of Nocardia sp. NBC_00508 genomic DNA carries:
- a CDS encoding ESX secretion-associated protein EspG produces MTRTWKFTDIEFFVLWEGHAKDALPPPLVFTSRTPLLDDFELEKSSTREALRDKVEHTFGAVLETFAGPDIRIVVDGWDGTDRDDPTKCVRLLAARRGDAGYVVKQLPGETIWHSGGFEVTECTAVGLADAVVARMPEAGAGKLPEVVLATDSGSDMDYAYGESAVEDSFDDTVAYRSEKFLGAEATTIGTIAVIQGSSVFGPRGVTRREIRWRDVVDDGRYASTPSLPSVAAGADAARLTAMINTEVAAVVRAIKDERR; encoded by the coding sequence ATGACGCGAACCTGGAAGTTCACCGACATCGAGTTCTTCGTGCTGTGGGAGGGCCACGCCAAGGACGCGCTGCCGCCACCGCTGGTCTTCACCAGTCGCACCCCGCTGCTCGACGACTTCGAGCTGGAAAAGAGCAGCACTCGGGAAGCGTTGCGGGACAAGGTGGAGCACACCTTCGGCGCGGTCCTCGAGACGTTCGCCGGGCCGGACATCCGCATCGTGGTGGATGGCTGGGACGGTACGGACCGTGACGATCCGACGAAGTGCGTCCGCTTGCTCGCGGCGCGACGCGGCGACGCCGGATACGTCGTCAAGCAGCTGCCGGGGGAAACCATTTGGCACAGTGGCGGATTCGAAGTGACAGAGTGTACCGCGGTGGGACTCGCCGATGCGGTGGTCGCGCGGATGCCGGAAGCAGGAGCGGGCAAGCTGCCGGAGGTTGTGCTCGCCACGGACAGCGGCTCCGACATGGACTACGCGTACGGCGAATCCGCGGTGGAGGATTCGTTCGACGACACCGTCGCGTACCGGTCGGAGAAGTTCCTCGGGGCCGAGGCCACCACGATCGGGACCATCGCGGTGATCCAGGGCAGCTCGGTGTTCGGGCCGCGCGGCGTCACGCGCCGGGAGATCCGCTGGCGCGACGTGGTGGACGACGGCCGCTACGCGAGCACTCCCAGTCTTCCGTCCGTCGCGGCCGGCGCCGACGCCGCTCGATTGACCGCGATGATCAACACCGAGGTCGCCGCTGTGGTCCGTGCAATCAAGGACGAACGCCGGTAG
- a CDS encoding YbaB/EbfC family nucleoid-associated protein, which yields MNEAMDALEARVNRQLNRMRDLADQMAAVRVRETSPDGSVTAVVDGNGALVDLELSGAITKLSPAEFERILVSTAAAAARGAFAERGALVTSFNEEAAEYA from the coding sequence ATGAACGAGGCAATGGACGCGCTCGAGGCGCGAGTTAACCGTCAGCTCAACCGAATGCGCGATCTGGCCGACCAGATGGCCGCGGTCCGTGTGCGTGAGACCTCACCCGATGGGTCGGTCACCGCTGTGGTCGACGGCAACGGCGCGCTCGTGGATCTCGAACTGTCCGGCGCGATCACGAAACTGTCGCCCGCCGAGTTCGAGCGGATCTTGGTGAGCACAGCGGCGGCGGCGGCCCGCGGGGCGTTCGCCGAGCGCGGCGCGCTGGTGACCAGCTTCAACGAAGAAGCAGCCGAATACGCGTAG